Proteins co-encoded in one Labilithrix sp. genomic window:
- a CDS encoding YbaB/EbfC family nucleoid-associated protein: MGQFRGGMNELMRQAARLQRKVEEKKKELADKEIVATALNDKVKATVTYARKLAKVEIDPEFLKSEGIEIALDGVVLAVNSGMEQAEKAMEAEVEKITGGVKIPGLT; the protein is encoded by the coding sequence ATGGGTCAGTTTCGCGGTGGCATGAACGAGCTGATGCGCCAGGCGGCGCGCCTCCAGCGCAAGGTGGAGGAGAAGAAGAAGGAGCTCGCCGACAAGGAGATCGTCGCGACGGCCCTGAACGACAAGGTGAAGGCGACCGTCACGTACGCGCGGAAGCTCGCGAAGGTCGAGATCGACCCCGAGTTCCTGAAGAGCGAGGGCATCGAGATCGCGCTCGACGGCGTGGTCCTCGCGGTGAACTCCGGCATGGAGCAGGCGGAGAAGGCGATGGAGGCCGAGGTCGAGAAGATCACGGGCGGCGTGAAGATCCCCGGCCTGACCTGA
- the dnaX gene encoding DNA polymerase III subunit gamma/tau: MSYLVLARKYRPQSFDDLIGQEHVAQTLANAIAQSRVAHAFLFTGVRGVGKTTSARILAKCLNCLGADGAATGPTSKPCQVCAACTEIAAGVDMDVQEIDAASYNGIDEVRRLQEGLAFRPARDRYKIYIVDEVHMLSNAAWNAFLKTLEEPPPHVKFIFATTEVHKVPVTILSRCQRYDFKLVSARQIGARLKEVVAKENLAADDAAINVLAREAAGSMRDAMSLLDQVIAFGASSIGADTVAKVLGVADREVLHKLTAAVLEGDAAVALDVLDQVSRQGFDMVHLWKDLMRHVRNLVVAKVCAPDQAPELLDLAEEEVLDVMALAQKSDADDLGRIFTGLSRGFDDIVKSGQVRSNLEMTLVRLARRPALLPLDELLTRLGELEKRLATGAPPPARGGGSGGSSRSRSETSASATSAMPAIDESPSPPPTWAEPPRALAAEPTRSAETPRTNGALALKPEVAAVTVRHEPVTELVVPAPVAPPAPSSDVHERVSASVAEPDLMTSWRALVDRVRAEHPPVAAMLDLAVPKVVTKERVLIGVEETSFEEDRADQVDARDILERAARAHFGVPTEVVFERAARGAKMGSVAYLDAAKRKQMQLDARNAVQNHPLVQHAIRVLGAELKDVKLPPQDD; the protein is encoded by the coding sequence TTGTCGTACCTGGTCCTGGCGCGAAAATACCGGCCGCAATCGTTCGACGACCTGATCGGACAGGAGCACGTCGCGCAGACGCTCGCGAACGCGATCGCGCAGAGCCGCGTCGCGCACGCGTTCCTGTTCACCGGCGTCCGCGGCGTCGGCAAGACGACGAGCGCGCGCATCCTCGCGAAGTGCCTCAACTGCCTCGGCGCCGACGGCGCCGCGACGGGCCCGACCTCCAAGCCTTGCCAGGTCTGCGCCGCGTGCACCGAGATCGCGGCCGGCGTCGACATGGACGTCCAGGAGATCGACGCCGCGAGCTACAACGGCATCGACGAGGTGCGGCGCCTACAAGAGGGCCTCGCCTTCCGCCCCGCGCGCGATCGCTACAAGATCTACATCGTGGACGAGGTCCACATGCTCTCGAACGCGGCGTGGAACGCGTTCCTGAAGACGCTCGAGGAGCCGCCGCCGCACGTGAAGTTCATCTTCGCGACGACGGAGGTGCACAAGGTGCCGGTCACGATCCTGAGCCGCTGCCAGCGCTACGACTTCAAGCTCGTGAGCGCGCGTCAGATCGGCGCGCGCCTCAAGGAGGTCGTCGCGAAGGAGAACCTCGCCGCCGACGACGCCGCGATCAACGTCCTCGCGCGCGAGGCGGCCGGCTCGATGCGCGACGCGATGAGCCTCCTCGATCAGGTCATCGCCTTCGGCGCTTCGAGCATCGGCGCCGACACGGTCGCGAAGGTCCTCGGCGTCGCCGATCGCGAGGTCCTCCACAAGCTGACCGCGGCCGTCCTCGAGGGCGACGCGGCGGTCGCGCTCGACGTGCTCGACCAGGTGTCGCGCCAGGGCTTCGACATGGTCCATCTCTGGAAGGACCTGATGCGTCACGTCCGGAACCTCGTCGTCGCGAAGGTCTGCGCGCCGGACCAGGCGCCGGAGCTCCTCGACCTCGCGGAGGAGGAGGTCCTTGACGTGATGGCGCTCGCGCAGAAGAGCGACGCCGACGACCTCGGCCGCATCTTCACCGGCCTCTCGCGCGGATTCGATGACATCGTGAAAAGCGGCCAAGTCCGCTCCAACCTCGAGATGACGCTCGTCCGCCTCGCGCGCCGCCCCGCGCTCCTCCCGCTCGACGAGCTCCTCACCCGCCTCGGCGAGCTCGAGAAGCGCCTCGCGACCGGCGCCCCGCCCCCAGCGCGCGGCGGCGGCAGCGGCGGCAGCAGCCGCTCCCGCTCGGAGACGAGCGCCTCCGCGACCTCGGCGATGCCAGCGATCGACGAGTCCCCCTCCCCGCCCCCCACCTGGGCCGAGCCCCCCCGCGCCCTCGCCGCCGAACCGACGCGCTCCGCCGAGACGCCGCGGACGAATGGGGCGTTGGCGTTGAAGCCGGAGGTCGCGGCGGTGACGGTGCGGCACGAGCCCGTGACGGAGCTGGTCGTGCCTGCGCCGGTCGCGCCACCCGCGCCGTCGTCGGACGTGCACGAGCGCGTGTCCGCGTCGGTCGCCGAGCCCGATCTCATGACGTCTTGGCGCGCGCTCGTCGATCGCGTGCGCGCGGAGCATCCGCCCGTCGCGGCGATGCTCGACCTCGCGGTCCCGAAGGTCGTCACGAAGGAGCGCGTGCTCATCGGCGTCGAGGAGACCTCCTTCGAAGAGGACCGCGCCGACCAGGTCGACGCCCGCGACATCCTCGAGCGCGCCGCGCGCGCGCACTTCGGCGTGCCGACCGAGGTCGTGTTCGAGCGGGCCGCGCGCGGCGCGAAGATGGGCAGCGTCGCGTACCTCGACGCGGCGAAGCGAAAGCAGATGCAGCTCGACGCGCGGAACGCGGTGCAGAACCACCCGCTCGTGCAGCACGCGATCAGGGTGTTGGGCGCCGAGCTGAAGGACGTGAAGCTCCCGCCCCAAGACGACTGA